A single Thermoleophilia bacterium DNA region contains:
- a CDS encoding corrinoid protein produces MKEQLEKAVIDGQEEVVVALTQALLAMGTPAREILDDALLPAMAIVGERMRSGECFIPEVLLSARTMQKALDTLKPQMAEGESVSLGTVVIGTVEGDLHDIGKNLVAMLMQGAGFDVVNLGTGVTSAAFVEAVRTHSPRIIGMSALLTTTLPHMKETINALSDAGLRDSVKVMVGGAPVTEAYAAEVGADGYGANAGMAVERAKALVGA; encoded by the coding sequence GTGAAGGAACAGCTCGAGAAGGCGGTCATCGACGGGCAGGAGGAGGTCGTCGTCGCGCTCACGCAGGCGCTGCTCGCCATGGGTACGCCGGCCCGCGAGATCCTCGACGACGCGCTTCTCCCCGCCATGGCGATCGTCGGCGAGCGCATGCGCAGCGGAGAGTGCTTCATTCCCGAGGTGTTGCTGAGCGCGCGGACGATGCAGAAGGCGCTCGACACCCTCAAACCGCAGATGGCCGAGGGCGAGAGCGTCTCGCTCGGCACCGTCGTCATCGGCACGGTCGAGGGCGACCTCCACGACATCGGCAAGAACCTCGTCGCCATGCTCATGCAGGGGGCGGGCTTCGACGTCGTCAACCTCGGCACCGGCGTAACGAGCGCTGCCTTCGTCGAGGCCGTGCGTACCCACTCGCCGCGCATCATCGGCATGAGCGCTCTGCTCACGACGACGTTGCCGCACATGAAAGAGACCATCAACGCCCTTTCCGACGCCGGCCTTCGCGACTCTGTGAAGGTCATGGTCGGCGGCGCGCCGGTAACCGAGGCCTATGCGGCCGAAGTCGGCGCCGACGGCTACGGCGCCAACGCCGGCATGGCGGTCGAGCGCGCCAAGGCCCTCGTCGGAGCCTAG
- a CDS encoding TetR/AcrR family transcriptional regulator, which yields MTAAKSHRPEKKRPQGKLSFPFGDPLSSLPKTARKILDASIRLLAEEGYEALTLENVAAAAGVNKASIRYNFGNKAGLISAVADALIHDECLRVSSAVREVPSEEKLHAAIDGMESMLVSTESMRGFFDILPHAMRDPELRLRVFALYPWWYETNLAWLGLEGEGTERDDLLTGLAELIAAIPDGLSVQAGLNPDGFDLRRPLAALEFLLRNSMAELQAVADGERGPEEVAAPPGECRDEA from the coding sequence ATGACCGCAGCCAAGAGCCACAGACCTGAGAAGAAGCGTCCTCAGGGCAAGCTCAGTTTTCCCTTTGGGGACCCGCTCTCGAGTCTTCCCAAGACGGCGCGCAAAATCCTCGACGCATCCATCCGGCTGCTTGCTGAGGAGGGGTACGAGGCGCTGACACTCGAGAACGTGGCCGCCGCCGCGGGTGTCAACAAGGCGTCGATTCGCTACAACTTCGGCAACAAGGCCGGACTCATCAGCGCCGTCGCCGACGCTCTCATCCACGACGAGTGCCTGCGAGTGAGTTCGGCGGTGCGCGAAGTCCCAAGCGAAGAGAAGCTGCACGCGGCCATCGACGGCATGGAGAGCATGCTGGTGAGCACCGAATCGATGCGCGGCTTCTTCGACATCCTGCCGCACGCGATGCGCGACCCAGAGTTGCGCCTGCGTGTGTTCGCGCTGTACCCGTGGTGGTACGAGACCAATCTCGCGTGGCTCGGCCTCGAAGGCGAGGGGACGGAGCGCGATGACCTCCTAACAGGGCTCGCCGAGCTCATCGCCGCCATTCCCGACGGTCTGTCTGTGCAGGCCGGCCTCAATCCCGACGGTTTCGATCTGCGCCGGCCGCTGGCGGCGTTGGAGTTTCTCTTGCGCAACTCCATGGCCGAACTGCAGGCAGTGGCAGACGGCGAACGAGGGCCGGAGGAGGTGGCCGCTCCACCCGGAGAGTGCCGAGACGAGGCTTGA
- the ltaE gene encoding low-specificity L-threonine aldolase, with the protein MIDLRSDTVTRPSAAMRAAIAAAEVGDDVLGDDPTVALLQERAASLLGKEEGLFFPSGTMCNQAAVRAHTQRGDEVFLHAGAHIICYEQGGTTLSGVQLRCFDSADGTLDPERMAEYLHGDENVHFAPTRLVCLENTHTRLGGTVLPRENIAAVGDFCRAHGLKLHLDGARLGNAVAATGVPFAAYAAPCDTVSICLSKGLGAPVGSLLVGDAATIARARRARKIYGGGLRQSGILAAAGLYALEHNVARLADDNRRAHMLAEGLAVIPGLHVDCERVQTNIVLAGCEDTGLPAATIVERLREFDVAILNEGPRTLRFVSHLDVDDAGIEHVLAALRRVVAPR; encoded by the coding sequence ATGATCGATTTGCGTAGCGATACCGTCACACGTCCGTCGGCGGCCATGCGCGCCGCCATCGCCGCCGCCGAGGTAGGCGACGACGTGCTCGGCGACGACCCTACGGTCGCGCTTCTGCAAGAGCGCGCCGCAAGCCTGCTGGGTAAGGAGGAGGGCCTCTTCTTTCCCTCGGGGACGATGTGCAATCAGGCGGCGGTGCGCGCCCACACGCAGCGTGGCGACGAGGTCTTCCTCCACGCGGGGGCGCACATCATCTGCTACGAGCAGGGCGGCACGACGCTGAGCGGCGTGCAACTGCGCTGTTTCGACTCCGCGGACGGCACGCTCGATCCCGAGCGCATGGCCGAGTATCTTCATGGCGACGAGAACGTGCACTTCGCACCGACGCGCCTCGTGTGCCTCGAGAACACGCATACGCGGCTCGGCGGCACGGTGCTGCCGCGCGAGAACATCGCCGCCGTGGGCGACTTCTGCCGGGCCCACGGCCTCAAGCTGCACCTCGACGGCGCGCGCCTCGGCAATGCTGTGGCCGCGACCGGCGTGCCGTTCGCGGCCTACGCGGCGCCCTGCGATACGGTCAGCATCTGCTTGTCGAAGGGCCTGGGCGCGCCGGTCGGTTCGCTGCTGGTCGGCGACGCCGCCACCATCGCTCGTGCGCGGCGGGCGCGCAAGATCTACGGCGGCGGCCTGCGTCAGTCCGGCATCCTCGCCGCCGCCGGTCTCTACGCGCTCGAGCACAATGTGGCGCGGTTGGCCGACGACAACCGCCGCGCGCACATGCTCGCGGAGGGCCTCGCAGTTATTCCGGGCCTACATGTGGATTGCGAACGTGTGCAGACCAACATCGTGCTGGCCGGCTGCGAGGACACCGGCTTGCCGGCCGCCACGATCGTCGAGCGACTACGCGAGTTCGACGTCGCCATCCTCAACGAGGGCCCCCGAACGCTGCGCTTCGTCTCGCATCTCGATGTCGACGACGCCGGCATCGAGCACGTGCTGGCGGCGCTGCGCCGCGTCGTCGCGCCGCGCTAG
- a CDS encoding transglutaminase domain-containing protein — translation MVIPRRAIVFLTLAWVLVVLYPDPGVLVRSIGNTVRPRVDPAAASALAARLPDDPRQIEAYVLKTQVPYAYDWQTAGVPWYFPTAAEALAAGAGDCESRAMVLASVLTAKGIPNELRMSLDHIWVDYPGKRDTAIETAGLEIAGRRDGKLFVQLPQEFDLQQEIADQLDIYWRPAPPWRVALLFAGLTLLPLMNAVARLLGDGYGTLGAVRLPGRVRRRTAHRVRRPASVR, via the coding sequence ATGGTTATCCCCCGCCGCGCGATCGTGTTTCTCACTCTCGCCTGGGTGCTCGTGGTGCTGTATCCGGACCCCGGTGTGCTGGTGCGCAGCATCGGCAATACGGTGCGGCCGCGGGTGGATCCGGCCGCGGCGAGCGCGCTCGCCGCGCGCTTGCCGGACGATCCACGGCAGATCGAGGCCTACGTGCTCAAGACGCAGGTGCCGTACGCCTACGACTGGCAGACGGCCGGCGTGCCCTGGTACTTTCCGACCGCCGCGGAGGCGCTCGCCGCCGGGGCCGGCGACTGCGAGAGTAGGGCGATGGTGCTGGCCAGCGTGCTCACCGCCAAGGGTATCCCCAACGAGTTGCGCATGAGTCTCGACCATATCTGGGTCGACTATCCCGGCAAGCGCGATACAGCCATCGAGACTGCCGGCCTCGAGATCGCCGGCCGCCGCGACGGGAAGCTGTTTGTGCAGTTGCCGCAAGAGTTCGATCTGCAGCAGGAGATCGCCGATCAGCTCGACATCTACTGGCGGCCGGCGCCGCCGTGGCGGGTGGCGCTGCTCTTCGCCGGCCTCACGCTGCTGCCGTTGATGAATGCTGTGGCGAGGCTACTCGGGGACGGCTACGGCACGCTGGGCGCCGTCCGTCTCCCGGGCCGCGTTCGCCGTCGCACGGCGCATCGGGTCAGGCGCCCGGCGTCTGTGAGGTGA
- the guaA gene encoding glutamine-hydrolyzing GMP synthase, with translation MTQGSTPQSKAFDTVLVLDFGAQYGQLIARRVRECRVYSELIPHDTPVERIKAYAPKGIILSGGPMSVYVDDAPRLNREILELGIPVLGICYGMQSLAQALGGTVACTDLSEFGKTAINVLDPGLLLQDWHGVDQAWMSHRDSVTAPPPGFDVLASSAASPVAAMEDWQRGFYGVQFHPEVVHTPRGTEILKNFLYKACGCEPEFTPASIIEESIAEIRAQVGESRAILGLSGGVDSSVAALLMHKAIGDRLTCVFIDQGMMRMGEAERVVETFSGTFGIPLIAVDASERFLTKLAGITEPERKRKIIGEEFIRCFEEEARKLTDARFLVQGTLYSDVIESGTRQAAKIKSHHNVGGLPEKMDFELVEPLRWLFKDEVRAVGEELGLPERLVWRQPFPGPGLAIRIIGEITAERVEVLQRADAIVQEEIRKAGLYRELWQCFAILPVIRSVGVQGDERTYGYPIAIRAVNSHDAMTADWARLPYDLLETLASRIINEVPEVNRVVYDISSKPPSTIEWE, from the coding sequence GTGACGCAGGGGAGCACACCGCAGAGCAAGGCGTTCGACACCGTCCTTGTGCTCGACTTCGGAGCACAGTACGGGCAACTCATCGCGCGGCGCGTGCGCGAGTGTCGCGTCTACTCGGAGCTCATCCCTCACGACACGCCCGTCGAGCGCATCAAAGCCTATGCGCCCAAGGGCATTATCCTCTCCGGCGGACCGATGAGTGTGTACGTCGACGACGCGCCGCGTCTCAACCGCGAAATACTCGAGCTCGGCATCCCTGTGCTGGGCATCTGCTACGGTATGCAGAGTCTCGCTCAGGCACTTGGCGGCACCGTCGCTTGCACCGACTTGAGCGAGTTCGGCAAGACGGCGATCAACGTCCTCGACCCCGGCCTTCTGCTGCAGGATTGGCACGGGGTCGATCAGGCCTGGATGAGCCATCGTGACAGCGTGACGGCGCCGCCGCCGGGCTTCGACGTGCTCGCCTCCAGCGCCGCCTCACCGGTCGCCGCCATGGAAGACTGGCAGCGCGGCTTCTACGGTGTGCAGTTCCACCCCGAGGTAGTGCACACGCCGAGGGGCACCGAGATCCTCAAGAACTTCCTCTACAAGGCGTGCGGCTGCGAGCCGGAGTTCACGCCGGCGTCGATCATCGAGGAGTCCATCGCCGAGATTCGTGCCCAAGTGGGCGAGAGTCGGGCGATCCTCGGCCTCTCCGGCGGCGTCGATTCTTCGGTCGCGGCGCTGCTCATGCACAAGGCCATCGGCGATCGTCTCACCTGTGTGTTCATCGACCAGGGCATGATGCGCATGGGCGAGGCCGAACGGGTGGTCGAGACCTTCTCCGGCACGTTCGGCATCCCGCTCATCGCCGTCGATGCCAGCGAGCGCTTTCTCACCAAGCTCGCCGGCATCACCGAGCCGGAGCGCAAGCGCAAGATCATCGGCGAGGAGTTTATCCGTTGCTTCGAAGAAGAGGCGCGCAAGCTCACCGACGCCAGGTTCCTCGTTCAGGGCACCCTGTATTCGGATGTCATCGAGAGCGGCACCCGGCAGGCAGCTAAGATCAAGAGCCACCACAACGTCGGCGGCCTGCCCGAGAAGATGGACTTCGAGCTCGTCGAGCCACTGCGCTGGCTGTTCAAAGACGAGGTGCGCGCCGTAGGCGAAGAGCTCGGTCTGCCCGAGCGCCTTGTGTGGCGCCAGCCGTTTCCCGGCCCGGGGCTGGCGATCCGCATCATCGGCGAGATCACGGCCGAGCGCGTCGAGGTCCTGCAGCGCGCCGATGCGATCGTGCAGGAGGAGATCCGCAAGGCCGGGCTCTACCGCGAGTTGTGGCAGTGCTTCGCGATTCTGCCGGTCATCCGCAGCGTCGGCGTTCAGGGTGACGAGCGCACCTACGGTTACCCCATCGCGATTCGCGCCGTCAACAGTCACGACGCCATGACGGCCGACTGGGCGCGCCTGCCGTACGACCTGCTGGAGACGCTTGCCTCGCGCATCATCAATGAGGTGCCCGAGGTCAATCGCGTGGTCTACGACATCTCGAGCAAGCCGCCGAGCACCATCGAGTGGGAGTAG
- a CDS encoding GuaB3 family IMP dehydrogenase-related protein, translating to MEVEIGRGKKGRRAYGFDDIAIVPSRRTRDVDDVDISWNFGPHTLDLPCLASAMDGVVDPQFAVTMGKLGGLAVLNLEGVQTRYEDANSQLDRIASLPKESATRTMQEIYKEPIKAELVAQRIKEIKAGGVLAAASLTPARVREYYEVALDAGLDVLVIQGTVVSAEHVSTRVEPLNLKEFIAECPVPVIVGGVASYSTTLHLMRTGAVGVLVGVGPGHACTTRGVLGIGVPQATAIADASAARVQHLLETGQYCNVIADGGMRTGGDVSKAIALGADAVMVGSPLAAAAEAPGRGYHWGMATFHPDLPRGTRVKAGVRGTLQEILLGPARENDGTLNLFGALRTSMATCGYETLQSFQKAEVMVAPALMTEGKKLQKEQDVGMG from the coding sequence ATGGAAGTAGAGATCGGTCGCGGAAAGAAGGGTCGCCGCGCCTACGGCTTCGACGACATCGCCATCGTGCCCAGCCGCCGCACTCGCGATGTAGACGACGTCGACATTAGCTGGAACTTCGGACCGCACACGCTGGACCTGCCGTGCCTTGCCTCGGCCATGGACGGCGTCGTCGACCCGCAGTTCGCCGTCACCATGGGCAAGCTCGGCGGTCTTGCCGTGCTCAACCTCGAGGGTGTTCAGACACGCTACGAGGACGCCAACAGTCAGCTCGACCGCATCGCGTCGCTGCCGAAGGAGTCGGCGACGCGCACCATGCAGGAGATCTACAAAGAGCCGATCAAGGCCGAGCTCGTCGCCCAGCGCATCAAGGAGATCAAGGCCGGCGGCGTGCTGGCGGCCGCGTCGCTCACGCCCGCCCGCGTGCGTGAGTACTACGAGGTCGCCCTCGACGCCGGCCTCGACGTGCTCGTCATTCAGGGCACCGTGGTCTCGGCCGAGCACGTCAGCACACGGGTCGAGCCGCTCAACCTCAAGGAGTTCATCGCCGAGTGCCCCGTGCCGGTGATCGTCGGCGGCGTGGCCTCGTACTCCACGACGCTGCACCTCATGCGCACCGGCGCGGTCGGCGTGCTCGTCGGCGTCGGCCCCGGACACGCCTGCACCACGCGCGGCGTGCTCGGCATCGGTGTGCCGCAGGCGACGGCGATCGCCGATGCCTCGGCGGCGCGCGTCCAGCACCTCCTCGAGACCGGGCAGTACTGCAACGTCATCGCCGACGGCGGCATGCGCACCGGCGGCGACGTGAGCAAGGCGATCGCCTTGGGCGCCGACGCCGTCATGGTCGGTTCGCCTTTGGCCGCGGCCGCCGAAGCTCCGGGCCGCGGCTACCATTGGGGCATGGCCACTTTCCACCCAGACCTGCCGCGCGGCACGCGCGTCAAGGCGGGGGTCAGGGGCACGCTGCAAGAGATCCTCCTCGGTCCGGCGCGCGAGAACGACGGTACGCTCAACCTCTTCGGCGCCCTGCGCACCAGCATGGCGACGTGCGGCTACGAGACACTGCAGTCGTTCCAGAAGGCCGAGGTCATGGTGGCGCCGGCGCTCATGACCGAGGGGAAGAAGCTGCAGAAGGAACAAGACGTCGGCATGGGTTGA
- a CDS encoding 1-phosphofructokinase family hexose kinase: MIITVTPNAAVDKTLTVPNFQMGFRHRSSESLTLPGGKGVNIARALKSLGDPVVATGLVGGLAGQQIAEGLQRENILHDFTYIAGESRTTTVVVDPTASRQTEIIEHGPKVSEDELAELLSKIDYLARGARFVVLAGSLPRHMPEDFYAQVTERVRRHRCYVVVDSAAAPLRAGVRGRPDLVCPNLREAEDLVGHEFHDGADLIDATGMICEMGAKSVIVKTPHGCVARFRIGRSVRVFEASVAPLASVVSTVGSGDAFLAGFISARFQKLDHATSLQQALAVGAANTQRYGAGVLDVEDVRRLLKSTSVVEVTGAV, from the coding sequence ATGATCATCACGGTGACACCGAACGCCGCTGTGGACAAGACGCTCACGGTGCCGAACTTTCAGATGGGATTCCGGCATCGCTCCAGCGAGAGTCTCACGCTGCCGGGCGGTAAGGGCGTCAACATCGCCCGCGCCCTCAAGTCGCTCGGCGATCCCGTCGTCGCGACAGGTCTCGTCGGTGGACTCGCCGGGCAGCAGATCGCCGAGGGCTTGCAGCGCGAGAATATCCTTCACGACTTCACGTACATCGCCGGCGAGTCACGCACCACGACCGTCGTCGTCGATCCCACCGCGAGCCGGCAGACCGAGATCATCGAGCACGGCCCCAAGGTCAGCGAGGACGAACTCGCCGAGCTGCTCAGCAAGATCGACTACCTGGCCAGAGGCGCGCGTTTCGTCGTGCTGGCCGGGTCCCTGCCGCGTCATATGCCGGAGGATTTCTACGCTCAGGTCACGGAGCGTGTGCGGCGCCATCGCTGCTACGTGGTCGTCGACAGCGCTGCCGCGCCGCTGCGTGCCGGTGTGCGCGGCCGCCCGGATCTGGTCTGTCCCAACCTTCGCGAGGCCGAAGATCTGGTCGGGCACGAGTTCCACGACGGCGCCGATCTCATCGACGCCACCGGGATGATCTGCGAGATGGGCGCCAAGAGCGTCATCGTCAAGACGCCGCACGGCTGTGTGGCGCGTTTCCGCATCGGGCGCAGTGTGCGCGTCTTCGAGGCGAGCGTCGCTCCGCTGGCGAGCGTCGTGAGCACGGTCGGCTCCGGCGACGCCTTCCTCGCGGGCTTCATCAGCGCTCGCTTTCAGAAGCTCGACCACGCCACCAGTCTGCAGCAGGCGCTGGCGGTCGGCGCCGCCAACACGCAGCGGTACGGTGCCGGCGTGCTCGACGTCGAGGACGTGCGCCGGCTGCTCAAGAGCACGTCCGTCGTCGAGGTCACCGGCGCCGTATGA
- a CDS encoding CBS domain-containing protein, which translates to MFYLSKMLGSPVRDVDGKPAGSVHDLAVSCSQTYPRVTAVAVRRRGKTYLAAWRSIASFEESSIMLRIPAAEMSERDLQSDELLLARTFLDKQLVDTEGRKLIRVNDIQLLRTGVNVNVAAVDISSNAILRRVGLAKLAVPRQSGKPHLIDWKDVDLEQTDESSVRLTVPRTKLELLHPADIADLVHELSPEERVAVLDALEDELAAETFEEMHSTYQASMLLEMPDDKASELLANMAPDDAADLLADLPEDRRHHFMALMEKEDAEDLRELLSYPEHSAGGIMTTDFAFARLDDTAAEALESLREQAATAETIYYVYVIDRSEHLRGVFSLRDLLLEPPTRKVRDLMTENPVTVLTSGDEEEIAELIAKYNLIALPVVDEQGVLRGIITVDDAIDLVLPLAWKKRLPRIFH; encoded by the coding sequence GTGTTCTACTTGAGCAAGATGCTCGGCAGTCCCGTGCGCGACGTAGACGGCAAGCCGGCCGGCTCGGTCCACGACCTCGCCGTCTCCTGCAGCCAGACGTATCCACGCGTGACCGCCGTCGCCGTGCGGCGGCGCGGCAAGACCTACCTCGCCGCCTGGCGCTCCATCGCGAGCTTCGAAGAGTCGAGCATCATGCTGCGCATCCCCGCCGCCGAGATGAGCGAACGCGACCTGCAGAGCGACGAGTTGCTGCTGGCGCGCACCTTCCTCGACAAGCAACTCGTCGACACCGAGGGCCGCAAGCTCATCCGCGTCAACGACATCCAGCTCCTGCGCACCGGCGTCAACGTCAACGTTGCCGCCGTCGACATCTCGAGCAACGCCATCCTGCGCCGCGTCGGGCTCGCCAAACTCGCCGTCCCGCGCCAGAGCGGCAAGCCGCACCTCATCGACTGGAAGGACGTCGACCTCGAGCAGACCGACGAGAGCTCGGTGCGGCTCACGGTGCCGCGCACCAAGCTCGAGCTCCTGCACCCGGCCGACATCGCCGACCTCGTGCACGAACTCTCGCCGGAGGAGCGCGTCGCCGTGCTCGACGCGCTCGAGGACGAACTCGCCGCCGAGACCTTCGAGGAGATGCACTCCACCTATCAGGCATCCATGCTCCTCGAGATGCCGGACGACAAGGCGAGCGAGCTCCTCGCCAACATGGCGCCGGACGACGCCGCCGACCTTCTTGCCGACCTCCCCGAGGATCGACGCCACCACTTCATGGCGCTGATGGAGAAGGAGGACGCCGAGGACCTGCGCGAACTGCTCAGCTACCCGGAGCACTCGGCGGGCGGCATCATGACCACCGACTTCGCCTTCGCGCGGCTCGACGACACGGCCGCGGAGGCCCTCGAGAGCCTGCGCGAGCAAGCGGCGACCGCGGAGACCATCTACTACGTCTACGTCATCGACCGCAGCGAGCACCTGCGCGGCGTCTTCTCGCTGCGCGACCTCCTGCTCGAACCGCCGACGCGCAAGGTGCGCGACTTGATGACCGAGAACCCGGTGACCGTGCTCACGTCGGGCGATGAGGAAGAGATTGCCGAGCTCATCGCCAAGTACAACCTGATCGCCCTGCCGGTCGTCGACGAGCAGGGCGTGCTCCGCGGCATCATCACCGTGGACGACGCCATCGATCTCGTGTTGCCGCTGGCCTGGAAGAAGCGCCTACCGAGGATCTTCCATTGA
- a CDS encoding Nramp family divalent metal transporter: MVRSPRVVGRRLVRRIGRSRLLIFLSLAGPGLIAANAGNDAGGIATWSVIGSRYGYSLLWLLIPLTLVLAVVQEMNARVGVVTGRGLAALIRENFSLKVTAFAILTTMLANFGTTVAEFSGIAAAGGLFGVPPYVGVPLVAVAVWLLVTRGSYRKVERVLLALGFVLLTYVVSGILAGPDWSAAGRGLVTPHLDTSSLWLFTVVAAVGTTLTPWGQFFIQAAIVDKKVPWRQYVYTKYEIYLGSVLMTTIDFFIVLACAATLYKEGIVIDSAQEAARALEPFLGEAARFLFGLGLLSVSILAAGVLPLATAYVVCEAFGFESGLDSSFREAPVFNGLITFYMFVPALVAIIPGLPLLKVIMTAQMLNGVLLPIILVFTLLMINNSRVMGEHVNGRVRNVIAWGFSGLLILLSVALLVSPLFS, from the coding sequence ATGGTGCGGTCGCCGCGTGTCGTGGGTCGCCGCTTGGTGCGGCGCATCGGCCGCAGCCGGCTGCTCATCTTCCTCAGCCTCGCCGGCCCCGGACTAATCGCGGCAAACGCCGGCAACGACGCCGGCGGCATCGCCACCTGGTCGGTGATCGGCTCACGCTACGGCTACAGCCTCCTCTGGCTGCTCATCCCGCTCACGCTGGTGCTCGCCGTGGTGCAGGAGATGAACGCCCGCGTCGGTGTCGTGACCGGACGCGGGCTCGCCGCCCTCATCCGCGAGAACTTCAGCCTCAAGGTCACCGCCTTCGCCATCTTGACCACGATGCTCGCCAACTTCGGCACCACGGTCGCCGAATTCTCCGGCATCGCCGCGGCCGGCGGCCTCTTCGGCGTGCCGCCCTACGTCGGCGTCCCGCTGGTGGCCGTCGCCGTCTGGTTGCTGGTGACGCGCGGCTCGTACCGCAAGGTGGAGCGCGTGCTGCTCGCCCTCGGTTTCGTGCTCCTCACGTACGTCGTCTCGGGCATCCTGGCCGGACCAGACTGGTCGGCCGCCGGCCGCGGTCTCGTCACCCCACACCTGGATACCTCGAGCCTCTGGTTGTTCACCGTCGTCGCCGCCGTGGGCACCACGCTGACCCCATGGGGCCAGTTCTTCATTCAGGCGGCCATCGTGGACAAGAAGGTGCCGTGGCGGCAGTACGTCTACACGAAGTACGAGATCTACCTCGGCTCGGTGCTCATGACGACGATCGACTTCTTCATCGTGCTCGCCTGCGCCGCCACGCTCTACAAGGAGGGCATCGTCATCGACTCGGCGCAGGAGGCGGCCCGGGCACTCGAACCGTTCCTGGGGGAAGCAGCCCGCTTCCTCTTTGGCCTCGGGCTGCTCAGCGTCTCGATCCTGGCCGCGGGTGTGCTGCCGCTGGCCACGGCCTACGTCGTCTGCGAGGCCTTCGGCTTCGAGTCCGGCCTCGACTCGAGCTTCCGCGAGGCGCCGGTCTTCAACGGCCTCATCACCTTCTACATGTTCGTGCCGGCGCTCGTCGCCATCATCCCCGGCCTGCCGCTGCTCAAGGTCATCATGACCGCGCAGATGTTGAACGGCGTGCTGCTGCCGATCATTCTCGTCTTCACCCTGCTCATGATCAATAACTCGCGCGTGATGGGCGAGCACGTCAACGGCCGAGTGCGCAACGTCATCGCTTGGGGGTTCTCCGGCCTGCTCATCCTGCTGAGCGTGGCGCTGCTGGTGTCGCCGCTGTTCTCGTAG
- a CDS encoding YCF48-related protein — protein sequence MGVMRGRRKTALGHTRCRPLTAATSGEDAGRIMATKDGGRQWTVQVARADRVLTDIAFVDARSGWAVGRGGALLSSMNGGRSWVQRAVSGAPNIDAVTFVDRSIGWVVADHKVVLAMADGGTHWSRVDFGSATGYLEGIDCAGAGVPSF from the coding sequence ATGGGCGTCATGCGCGGGCGGCGCAAGACCGCCTTGGGTCATACCCGCTGTCGTCCACTGACGGCGGCCACGAGTGGCGAAGACGCCGGCCGGATCATGGCGACGAAGGACGGCGGTCGACAGTGGACGGTGCAGGTGGCGCGAGCAGATCGGGTCCTGACCGACATCGCCTTCGTCGACGCTCGTTCCGGGTGGGCCGTGGGTCGTGGCGGCGCGCTGCTGTCGAGCATGAATGGTGGGCGCTCTTGGGTTCAGCGCGCAGTGTCTGGAGCACCAAACATCGATGCAGTCACGTTCGTCGACAGATCGATTGGCTGGGTGGTTGCGGATCACAAGGTCGTGCTGGCCATGGCCGACGGTGGGACGCACTGGTCGAGAGTGGATTTCGGGTCCGCCACGGGGTATCTCGAGGGAATCGACTGCGCTGGCGCAGGTGTCCCGTCCTTCTGA